The genomic interval AATTTCAGGAATCTCATAAGAAACTGTCAACTGCATCAGAGATGAAGCAAAGTGATGGCTATATTAGGGGGGAAAAAGAGAAAGGAAACAATGAGACGGCGGCTATACTTGAACTCTGCAAGAAGATGGACCTTTGGGAAAAAATCTGACTGCACCTCTGCAAGATTGAGTAGGGGGGAAGTCATAAGTTCAATGAGTAAAATGTCGGAGAAGTATCATAGTTGCTTGGCAATTTTGTTTTACTTCATCGAATTTCCTTGGTGAAATATCTGAACTCGCATGAAGTGCATGAAGCTCCCCTTTGCAGGGGCTTAAAATAACAACACAAGAATAAATCCTTACATGCTAATCTTAAGCATCACAATATATTATTCTACTTCTAGTACCAATAAGTATGTTTGGCTACATGATTATTATATTGCGATCAACCAAAGCATATGACCATATTGTTTATAGTTTCTTAGTGTTGTAGAGAATACTAGGAAGGGCTAAAACCCAAATTTTTAGGAAGTTCAGCCATTTAGATAGAATAGTTGAATATTAGTACAAGCATCAAGTTGCATCTTTTAATTGAATGATTGCCTACCTATTCGGAAGACCTTCTAAAGATCGCCAGTGTATCTTCTGATTAGGAATAGGCTGCAGCACAAGAAAGAAATGAATTGAACATTTGAACTAATATCAAATTGTTTCAGCAAATGAAGTTGATTTCATGCTTACTTGCAAATTTCGAGCAAGCCAGGAGAATTCAACATCACGACCAAACACTTCATACTTAAGTGACCAACGCGAGAGATAGGGCTTATCCTGCAGAACCTGTATGGTGCCaagtaatataaaatactttagccTTATATGAAAATACTACAATTAGTCTCAAAAGCACTCTACATCCACACAGGCCACCTATCAATTGTGTAGCCAAAAACTTCACTTTCCTAGATTCAACTATGCTTCCAAATCAAGATACAGCTTAGTGTTTATAAATTGattgattaggaagttgtattagCTGATTAAAGTTATATTAAGATACAAGATAAGAATAATAACACACAAGAGCAGCAGGGTGTCTGAATATCCACTTCAAAGATGCTTCATTCTCGATGCAGGAAATTTCTAATACATAAGCAAAAATACAAAGGAAAAAGAACTAAACTATAGACATGTTACTATATTTTTGACAAATATAACCTAAATGCTCTAACTTTCAATCCCACTTCAATCTGAAATCTCAAAATtcacaataataatataatattaatctaTTAACAAGAACATGAGAAGATTGGTCCAGCATAATTAAGCTACTTTATCAACAGATGGAAATTGACAGTAGCAAGCTCTATGCAAGCCAATTGCTCAATAGACGGAGCAACTTAAGCTGAATAAACATGAGTTAAACCCATCAAACATGTGGTATTGCAAGGTATTAGCAAGCACCTTTACAGAAGAAATAAAGGGCATCCATTTTGGAATTGTCTCACGGTCAGAATAGCAGTCATACGCTACGGAACATGGAACATCAACTTCAATCTCAGAGCTGCATCCACACAAGCATTGAGTTACTTCACGTAGCAATGCAATGCCTAAGCCCAAATTTGAAGTTCAATAATAATCAAACAGCTACCAGAAGTGGAAGAAGAAAATCCTAAAAGCCGATGGACCATACTGAAAGTAATTGAAAACTAATGAAAGTTCATACAGTTATAGATGGGAAATTCCGAGGAGAAATCTATAGCCTGCAACTCTTATTCTCGTGGAGGTTATACAAGTTTGATTAATTTGTGGAAGTTCATGAACTTTGTATGGATTCATGACTTAAAGCCTGAATTAATTCTTTAGCATGCCTGATCAACGAGATGCCAAATTTATTGATCAGAGACAGAAATGTCAGAGTTTTGAGCTACATCTCAGGGTTTCAAGAGAAACACAGTGTGTTCTAGGCAGCAGATCGTCCACCATTACATTGATGAAAAAGGGAAGGGAATAGCTAAACTCAGTATGAAAAACTTGAATAATTCAAATTACCATGTCAAAACGAGTATGAAAAGCTTGTTAACCACAAGACTGAACCAACGAAGACTGAAGATTTGGATCAGCTCATCAGCACGGTCATTATTGAAAAAATAACATCCGCTTTCGACGCCTAATTGGCAGATTACACTACTTCATAAGAAGACAAAAGGAGAAAATGGGGAAAGAGCCAAATACCTGCAATCTTGCCATTCCATGACAGGCGAGAAAGGTTTGCGCTTGGGGAACGGCTTCCGCCGCGACGGACGCGAGGAAGGGATCCTGAGGGACAGGGGATTCGGAGAAGGCCTGAGTCCAGCGCTACAGAAGGAAGGGAAGGCGCTAAAGGCGGCACCTTTCTGCAGTCTCATAGGGTGCGACGGCCCGGGGATCAATCCTAGGAAGACACGAGCGGCAGAAACCATTGGAGCAGCAGCGAGATCGACCatggctctctctctctctgctccACGGAGACGATGCTACGTCTCCTCCCAGTCCCTGGGCCGTGCCCCTCCACACAACACAGGACACTGGATCAGTTTACCGCATGACTTCTCAGTATGTCAAACATTAGGGTTTGGTACGGTAGGAATGTCAACTATATTTCATTTACATGCTTCTAATTTTAATTAAGGATTCATATACCCGAAATTTAAtagtattttaatatatattagcgatgaaaaatagatttctaaatttaataaaataattgtttttactgatatatattataaatattaagGGAGAATAAATATTAGACTTATTAgacttatttttctttataaaaaattaatttaatattatatttgacCTTAGtcgaaaagttaaaaaaaaatattttttaatatcgtcgatgtaaaatatttataaaagatttTTGCTTCGTAATATTATCAATAAGATTAAAGAAAATTAGAGAGAAACTACTGAtgaaaaaaattctcaataatatgtcataaataaattttaaattgggTAATTTTACATGCAGTCCCTATATATGaaaatctttgttttcactctccagtcaaacatatttacctaattgtccatgatatttttaggaacaaaaagtctaaaaatcagtataaatcttCTTAAATTCAgaatattaaattagaatctaatatattctctatcaaattgagtacgattcttttttcacctcaaaatatactcaattttagtttaatgtgctgaatttaataggaattatactcatttttagattatttgtactgaaaaaatatgagggttaatttcgatagaaaatatactcgatcctagtatagagtgctggattctaatgtaaagtgctgaatttaacaggaattatacttgtttttagactttttatatctaaaaaataagaggaacaattttgatagaaaatatactcgattttaataTAAAGTGTTgactttaagaaaaattatactcgtttttggactttttatatttaattttggactttttgtacctaaaaaatctgaggggcaatttaaataacaatatttgcatgagggagttgaaacaagtaatactttacaTGCAGAGAGTAGAAACAAAGTTTTTTAGATATGGGGATTGCATGTAAAGTTAACATTGTGATtgaggatttttctctaatttaccgttttaaattttagatataaattgattaatgaaaaaaaCTCTAATAATATATTATAGTTGAATCttaaactctaaatttctaattaattaataaaaaaaatttctaataatataTTGCAAagtcttaaattttagatattaataaattttaaaattattttaatattaataaattttaaaattattttaaatatgaaaaggaaaaaaaataatattaacaaaatttaatttggAGTTCTCACTTTCTTTAGCTGCTTTCCTTATAACAATAAAGTCGATACAGACGGTCCCACTCCCTTCTGTAGCCATTTTTTGTACTCCTCTGTAACGGCGTTAGGGTACCTAAAGAATAGTGGGTaaagaataattaattaaaaaaactggTTTAAAATATAGTTCTCTATTCTAATTACCATAATTGTTTAATTAAATGTTAATCATAATTAAAAATCATCTTCTCTGTGCTAGTTACGTCACATCTCCttttattatttcaaattttattaaataattgtataaaattaaattatattttaaattgttattattatttttttgtaacGTAAGTTatgaatttcaaaactatttcatTAAATATGGCATGCCTCTTTTAGTTATAGAAAGTATTTCGTCCAAAAATTTATATATGGATGagaaatgattttattttaattatttaccattttacataaatttatctaattaattatttctatatttaattttattacggtcaaaattaacttaaattttggcTAAATTAAACACTGCGGAATCGCAAAAAGTATTATTTAGTTCAAGAGTAATTGCCGCGGTCGAAAAtactaatttaaatattgttatGAATTAAAAATAACACTACCATCGGATCCAAGCTCGATCGAATCTCTGGGACGGCACGTAAGGATTGGAAAGTTTAGTTTAAACATGTTTTGTATCGGATCCCATTTAATCCGCTCGACCCAACGTCCGCCTAACGATTCCCCGCGTCAAGCGTCCCTGAACCACGATCCCACCGAGCACGCTTGGCAGAATCTGACGGTTAATATTCCTTTCCTCAAGTGGACGAAGGATGTTGAATATCCGCATGAAGGTCCTCCAAGTGGCCGAAATTTGGATCTTCTGTCTCAATATCTCTCCACCCTTTATCATGTAGGATAAAAAAACACGAGAGGAAGAGTAAATAATGATCGTCAAAAATTAAGAGCGAATTAAATCAAAGTATATAatggaagaaaaataaatcaatgctaacaaattaagttttacttggttcggagccttcgacgatttCTATTCCAAGGCCCGCATTCGTCGAGTGCTTTCTTTGGACACTCCACTAATAATTCACAAAAAGTTTACAGGGGTTAAGTAAAAGAACTGGAAATAAAAGTTATCAACAATAATAAAATGAGAAAGTCCTGGTCgtcggttgtcggaggagcttcacagTATCGTAAGAACTTTTTCGGAGCACCGAGCAAGAGAGAAACTTATCGTAGTCGTTGTTTTAAAGCTCTAGattgaaggcctttaaatagatccattcagggcgcctggaatccctctggggcgcctggaccacgtggctaGGCCAATCGACACGCTCCACGTCAGCTTGTGGATGATTTTTCAGTTCTGGGTGCTTGGACTGAGTCCGGGCGCCCTCGACACCCGCTGGGCGAGCctgctccaggcgcccagacctttTTCTTCAGCATCTTCCACCTGCTAGAAAAGATTAGTCTAGACaatcgaaaaatatattttaccctgcaaaacaaagttatcacaacatgataaaatgtgaatattaattagatcatgtctccatcaagatctcaacttagatttctcaaATGGAACTACGTTGGATCgatgcctacagttccctcaacggggaacgcgtattcactggatctctcctccagttgcttaccttcacttacaacttgcagtcacttgacttgcctctgatccaccaggtcttcccactaGTTATCAGGTCCgcagatccaactggacttcgaTTAGTTGTCAAGTCCCgcggacccaactggacttcttgccagatatcaaaCCCCGCAGACCTATATGGACTTCCCACCAACTATCAGGCccgcagacctagctggatttcagcccgGTGTCAGGTCCCTCAGACcaatcaactcctgcacacttggtagagtaGTTAAACAAAcaacatatctaactttaacttatttatcatatatcaaaaccaAATTATTAGTGTAACCTGCACCAACATATCTCACTAGCTAAATGACAATCAAACAAAATAAAACCTCTCTTTATTTTGAGTGAAATTTCCAAATTCTTCCCTCCCTTCCAGAACAACTTCGATGCTCCGCCGACTTTCCTCCCAGTTCAGATCTCCTCCCTTCGTTAGCTTCTCATCTCCTCTCTTTGTCGACTCCAGCAGCTTTTGCTTCGTTGACTCTAACTCCATTGATTCCAACTCCAAAATCTCAAAGGTGTCCTAAAAGGTTGATTTCATCCAACAACGACGCTCCATCGAAAAAAAGGCCTTTCCATTTAGTTGATTGGTTCTGACGACTATTAGCTGTAGCTTCGCCATTTCTGCCATTGTGGTCCTCAACTGTCATCACTCTAACTCTAGAATCTTGCATAAGGTgccctaaatttagatttcatcacTCCAGCTCTAACGACCGTTGAGTCTCCGATGTTCACCATTGTCGCAGCTTCGTTGCAACAACCAACAAGTATGAGATTGTTTTGGAGGAGCCATTTAGGACTTTTATTGAATGGTTGTGGTTATGCCTATTCTACATTTTTTGACCTAATTGGTattggttttaattaaattttgttgaatTTAAGTATTATTGTTCTTGCAAATGTAGATATGCGTATGATGCCCTCTTTGTCCAAATTGGTATTGTTTGAGTGAATTCAGGTATTTTATGTAAGTTGGGGCTACTTTGAGtgaattttatcaaatttttcataaaaatgagTAATTTTTCATTACTATGCAAATTGCTACTATCtagtttaattttataaaattttactttttttttgtgAGTATTAGGTTGCTATTCAATGACATCATTATGTAACAACAACATCGATCATATCAAATTTGAAATTATACGATACAGGGATTGCAGACTAAGAGCATTGATGCTAGTTTCTAGATTGACTAAGAACCCAGGAACACTATGTTATGGATGTAAGCAACATGGATGATTAAAGTGGGTGAGGTCTGATACTAGACTAAATGAAGACACCAGTGATATACATTTTAGGTAATTATCAAGAGTAGAGTCAAGGGTAGGAAGTGAACATATTGCTTTTCCTGGACATAATATAGAAAATTGgaatgtgatccggtgataaccCAGGAGGACCCACCTCTAAGAAAGTTCAACGCTTGGGTGGTCGTCAAAGTCAAGAGGTGGTCAACTAAGAGACTAGCCGAGTCGAAGTCCCTATAATCCGATCGACCGGGAGAGTTCGGAGAAGGGGGGCCAAGCCTACAACCCGATCGGCCAGAAGAGTTCGGAGAAGGGGAGCCAAGCCTACAACCCAATcggctggaagagttcaaagaggGTTGGCTGAGCCTACAACGCACCGAGACCAGGGGCACTCATGCCGATCGGTCTAGATATACTCATATGAGGTCAAAGAGTTGACCGGTCGGATCGATCAAGGGAAGTCCAATCAGACTAATAGCCGACAAATAAGATGGGGGATACGTGCTAgcatccttttgggagtcgaTGCCGCCGGCTGACGGCGTGGATGGACAGAAAATCGTACGGAAGAAGATTCCGCCGCCTTGGCAGAGATGCGTTCGCCCCTTTATGGTAAGATGTCAGGGATCCTTTCTCGATGTTAGCTTTTGGGGAAAGTTTGGGGATGCGCATCCGCTTGGGAAGCGTGTAGTCAACCCgtcgaagctctatataaggagggaAGCAGCCATCCGCGGAGGTACGCGCATACGCCCTCTGGAACCACCATTTACTTCTTCTTTGCTGCCTCTGTTTTCTTCACTTGTCGGtgtgtgacttgagcgtcggagggtcgtcgctgggaaccccctcccggcttggcactaacgacttgtggttgcaggagcGAGGGAGCATCAGTGTAGACGAAGAGCCACCTCAGCGTTGTTCCCCGGTGGCCATCTACTCAGCTTCAGGgtaggatcaaattggcaccgtctgtgggaaattcaacctgaacccgGAAGTAGAAGATGAAAGAAGCCGGACGACCTACGATCGTAACGCTGACGACAGAAGAATTGGAAAAGCTTATCCAAGCTGGAGTGGCAAGGGCGATGGAGCAGCAGCAATGAGTGTTGGCTGAACGCCCAGCACAGGAGTCAGCCGTCTCAGGATCTGGCCAGCCTGGAGACCCGGGTCACGAAGCTGAACCCGTGGCCGACCAGGAAATTCGCAAAAAGTTGGACACATTCGGACCGGCGCCCAACGCGCCAATCCCCTTTCACCGAGCGTTGTTCCAGATGCCCTCGGAGGAAGGAGGCCGAGCTCGCCGAGACTGAGGCTCCTCGTCAGATGAGGCGCTCGAAAGGGATGCTAGGAAGGGAAAAGCGCGACGAGATGAGGACTTGCCTGAAAGGATCAACGATCAATTCTCAAGAAGAATTATGGAGGATCCCCTACCCCGACATTACACTCCAttgacgatcggggaatacaatgggaGCACCGATCCTGACGATCACTTGGCCAAGTTCGACAATGCGGCTACACTGCACTAATACACCGATGGGGTTAAGTGCAGGGTCTTCTTGACAACCCTATCGGGGCCGGTGCAGCGGTGGTTCACACGGTTGCCGAACGGATCCATCCGCAGCTTTAAAGATTTCCGAGCGATCTTCCtgcatcattttgcaagcagccgcCGACATTAGAAGACAAGAGTCAACTTGTTCTCGCTGAAGTAGGGCCCGCGAGAAACGCTCAGGGACTATATCTAGTGCTTTAACCAAGTCGCGATGGATATACTCGCAGTCTCTTCAGACGTACTGGTAAATGCTTTCACCCAGGGGCTCGTGGAAGGTGAGTTCTTTAGGTCACTCATCCGTAGGCCACCACGAGATTTCGCTCATCTACAAAAGAAGGCCACGAagtatatcaatgtggaggaagcaaaGGCGGCCCGCAGAAAAGAAGCGCCCGCCGAGCCCCATGCGCCATTCGAACGGAGAGTACCTAGCAGTCATCAGCCCCCAAGAGGACCCCGAGCCGCAGGAGCGACACAGTACCCCGAACCAAGGACACATGCGGTGCATTTAGAGACCAATCGACAGAAGAAGGGCAAAAAGTGGACGCCGATGTTTTGTAAGTTCCATCAGTCAGGAACACACAACACATGGGAATGCCGTGGCGACTCCATGGTTCACCAGCTCAAGCCCAGGGAATACCGACACCGGTCACTCAGTCCGGATCGGCATCCCGAACGCAAAACCGATCAGAGAGCTAGTGGTCAGAGGACGCGCGAGCGACAGGAGCATCACCCGCGAGACCGGAGCCCCGCTAGAGTTTCCCCCGAGCGGAACAGACATCCTACgcgagaagaagaaaacagaagaaaCGCTTCCCGCGGAGAGATTGGAATGATCTCATGTGGCCTgactggaggagactccaaccgagccagaaagagCTATGCTCGACAGTTATCTATTCACGCAGtgggatgcagcaaggagaaggcagAAGGGCCAGAGATCAGTTTCGCCCCCAAGAACTTGGAAGGAGTGGaggtccctcatgatgatgcgctAATCATCAAGGCGGTAATCGC from Zingiber officinale cultivar Zhangliang chromosome 6B, Zo_v1.1, whole genome shotgun sequence carries:
- the LOC121991980 gene encoding uncharacterized protein LOC121991980, with protein sequence MVDLAAAPMVSAARVFLGLIPGPSHPMRLQKGAAFSAFPSFCSAGLRPSPNPLSLRIPSSRPSRRKPFPKRKPFSPVMEWQDCSSEIEVDVPCSVAYDCYSDRETIPKWMPFISSVKVLQDKPYLSRWSLKYEVFGRDVEFSWLARNLQPIPNQKIHWRSLEGLPNRGAVRFFPKGPSSCRVQLTVSYEIPEILIPVAAALKPFLEGLLAQGLQRFSVVAKDYERKMLQH
- the LOC121990758 gene encoding uncharacterized protein LOC121990758; protein product: MDILAVSSDVLVNAFTQGLVEGEFFRSLIRRPPRDFAHLQKKATKYINVEEAKAARRKEAPAEPHAPFERRVPSSHQPPRGPRAAGATQYPEPRTHAVHLETNRQKKGKKWTPMFCKFHQSGTHNTWECRGDSMVHQLKPREYRHRSLSPDRHPERKTDQRASGQRTRERQEHHPRDRSPARVSPERNRHPTREEENRRNASRGEIGMISCGLTGGDSNRARKSYARQLSIHAVGCSKEKAEGPEISFAPKNLEGVEVPHDDALIIKAVIANYTVRWTFVDTGSSVNIIFKQAFDLLQIDRAEL